The proteins below are encoded in one region of Methanoculleus taiwanensis:
- a CDS encoding METTL5 family protein: protein MKLARLEGFARPSARLEQYQTPSSVAARLLFHAYMQGAIEDKRICDLGCGTGILACGAALLGASSVVGIDIDPLAVDQAEKNARAIGAEIEFVVGNVASRDIDWTAFTADTVVMNPPFGAQKVHADRPFIDRSLELAGEVYGIFNAGSRSFVEAYTEGRAAIDEVISCTFPIPRTFAHHRKERADITVEVIHFHRI, encoded by the coding sequence ATGAAACTCGCGCGCCTCGAGGGGTTTGCACGCCCGTCCGCAAGGCTCGAACAGTACCAGACGCCTTCCAGCGTCGCGGCGCGCCTCCTTTTTCACGCCTATATGCAGGGCGCTATCGAGGACAAGCGTATCTGCGACCTCGGGTGCGGCACCGGGATCCTTGCATGCGGCGCCGCGCTGCTCGGGGCCTCCTCGGTCGTCGGGATCGATATCGATCCGCTTGCCGTCGATCAGGCAGAGAAGAATGCTCGGGCGATCGGTGCGGAGATCGAGTTCGTCGTCGGCAACGTCGCGAGCCGGGATATCGACTGGACGGCGTTTACCGCCGATACCGTCGTCATGAATCCGCCGTTCGGGGCGCAGAAGGTGCACGCGGACAGGCCGTTCATCGACCGCAGCCTCGAGCTTGCCGGGGAGGTCTACGGGATATTCAACGCAGGTTCGCGCTCTTTTGTGGAGGCGTATACCGAAGGGCGCGCCGCGATCGACGAGGTGATCTCGTGCACCTTCCCGATACCCCGCACGTTTGCCCATCACCGGAAAGAGCGAGCAGATATCACCGTCGAGGTCATACACTTCCACCGTATCTGA
- the hpt gene encoding hypoxanthine/guanine phosphoribosyltransferase, which produces MLERLVESLEASPMTKRGDYNYFIHPITDGVPICEPALLREVGCAMVRMLDLEGVDKIVVAEAMGIHIGVTLSLMTDLPLVIVRKRPYGLPGEVAIHQTTGYSKGELYLNGVSEGDRVVIVDDVCSTGGTMRAILSALDQIGAEVADICVVITRGDEDIGRPFKTLVKVAVSESGVRVVDTYR; this is translated from the coding sequence ATGCTTGAAAGGCTCGTTGAATCACTGGAAGCCTCCCCGATGACGAAGCGGGGAGATTACAACTACTTTATCCACCCGATCACCGACGGTGTCCCGATCTGTGAACCGGCGCTCCTCCGGGAGGTCGGGTGCGCGATGGTGCGGATGCTCGATCTCGAAGGGGTCGATAAGATCGTGGTCGCCGAGGCGATGGGGATCCATATCGGGGTCACCCTCTCGCTGATGACCGATCTTCCCCTCGTTATCGTGAGAAAGCGCCCGTACGGGCTCCCGGGCGAGGTTGCGATCCACCAGACGACCGGCTACTCGAAAGGCGAGCTGTACCTCAACGGGGTCAGTGAGGGCGACCGCGTCGTGATCGTCGACGACGTCTGCAGCACGGGCGGCACCATGCGTGCCATCCTCAGCGCGCTTGATCAGATCGGTGCCGAGGTTGCGGATATCTGCGTTGTGATCACGCGGGGCGATGAGGATATCGGTCGGCCGTTCAAGACCCTGGTCAAAGTGGCTGTCTCCGAATCCGGAGTGCGTGTCGTTGATACCTACCGATGA
- the dph2 gene encoding diphthamide biosynthesis enzyme Dph2 encodes MSLIPTDDLIVRLRSRGLSRVALQFPAGLKREAWPVASALREAGFEVVISGDPCYGACDLDRDALALAEVLVHFGHAPVEERENVIYETVRSVIDVGALAAALPLLSGRSLGLVTTVQHVHQIDEMAAFLEEQGFRVSVAPGDGRAPLCGQVLGCNFQAARSTGAEEILYVGTGLFHPIGVQLATKARVIALDPYTGAAEEVDASRLIRRRFAVMEKARDAESIGIIVSTKSGQQRLDLARRLVLLSERAVLVTMREVCPDELLNLGFDCYVNTACPRLAYDDQVRFPAPVLSPAEFEIICGIRSFDDYIIDEFLSA; translated from the coding sequence GTGTCGTTGATACCTACCGATGATCTCATCGTGCGGCTGCGCAGCCGCGGTCTCTCGCGGGTCGCTCTCCAGTTTCCGGCAGGGCTGAAGCGGGAGGCATGGCCGGTCGCCTCGGCGCTCCGCGAAGCGGGGTTCGAGGTTGTCATCAGCGGCGATCCCTGTTACGGCGCCTGCGATCTCGACCGCGACGCTCTCGCGCTCGCGGAGGTACTGGTGCACTTCGGGCACGCCCCCGTCGAGGAGAGGGAGAACGTGATCTACGAGACGGTTCGCTCCGTCATCGACGTCGGTGCCCTTGCGGCAGCCCTGCCGCTTCTCTCGGGACGATCACTCGGTCTCGTCACCACCGTCCAGCACGTCCACCAGATCGACGAGATGGCGGCGTTTCTCGAGGAGCAGGGGTTCAGAGTCAGCGTGGCGCCGGGTGACGGGAGAGCGCCCCTCTGCGGCCAGGTGCTCGGGTGCAACTTCCAGGCGGCGCGCTCGACGGGGGCGGAAGAGATCCTCTATGTCGGAACGGGTCTCTTCCACCCAATCGGTGTGCAGCTCGCGACGAAAGCCCGGGTGATCGCGCTCGATCCCTACACCGGGGCGGCAGAGGAGGTGGATGCCTCCCGTCTGATCCGCCGGCGGTTTGCCGTGATGGAGAAAGCCCGCGATGCCGAAAGCATCGGCATCATCGTCAGCACGAAGAGCGGGCAGCAGCGGCTCGACCTTGCCCGGAGACTCGTCCTGCTCTCCGAGCGTGCCGTTCTCGTCACGATGCGCGAAGTCTGCCCGGACGAACTCTTAAACCTCGGGTTTGACTGCTACGTCAACACCGCATGCCCACGGCTTGCCTACGACGATCAGGTGCGGTTCCCCGCGCCGGTGCTGAGCCCCGCGGAGTTTGAGATAATCTGCGGCATTCGGAGTTTTGACGACTACATCATCGACGAGTTCCTTTCTGCATGA
- the ppsA gene encoding phosphoenolpyruvate synthase — translation MKQMPNVLWLEEIKKEDIVSVGGKGASLGEMTSIGLPVPTAFVVTAQAFRRFLVESGIEETLFRRLDRLDVDDTDALEAVARDAQDLVLNVGIPEQIRDDITGAYSRMGEGGMIVAVRSSATAEDLPEASFAGQQETFLNIKGDADLLEAVQKCWASLYGERAIYYRSKQGFDDRSVNIAVVVQQLIPSEKAGVLFTSHPVTGEPLTIIEGSWGLGEAVVSGSVSPDKYVFDLRTERVVDRLIAEKEIAILADGGKGTKIVDLTPEQRDAAVLSDEEVARLSMLGKIAEDHYGIPQDIEWAIVDKEFFILQSRPITTIKRSEITLPGKVEGGELGAVLLEGQGASPGVGSGRVAIVRDMKDARAVKEGDILVAKMTNPDMVPAMRRVRAIITDEGGMTCHAAIVSRELGTPAVVGTKKATKLLKAGQMVTVDGEKGLIYEGVLETPKQEVAAAPVVAQAAPVITGTLVKVNVSLPEAAQRAAATGADGVGLLRIEHLILGLQKTPGWYINEGKEDEFIQSLYDGIKVVLDAFPGKPVWVRTLDAPTDEFRNMEGGEEEPVEHNPMLGWRGIRRDLNSPDQFRMQVETFKRLWSAGYDNLGVMFPLVNHPDEFLQAKAMMKRWGVDVENVTLGIMVEIPSSAILIEEFIEAGIKFASFGTNDLVQYTLAIDRNNENVADMYKPKHPAVLRLIDMAIKACRAHGVECSICGQAGSDPSMATWLVEHGISSVSANIDAVPRIREAVARKEKQMILDLARRNNA, via the coding sequence ATGAAACAAATGCCCAATGTTCTGTGGCTCGAAGAGATAAAGAAGGAAGATATCGTCTCTGTAGGGGGAAAAGGAGCCTCCCTGGGCGAAATGACCTCCATAGGTCTCCCGGTGCCGACGGCATTTGTGGTGACTGCCCAAGCATTCCGCAGGTTTCTGGTTGAGTCGGGAATCGAAGAAACGCTCTTCAGAAGGCTCGATCGCCTCGACGTCGACGACACGGATGCTCTTGAGGCCGTGGCGCGCGATGCCCAGGATCTCGTCCTGAACGTCGGTATTCCGGAGCAGATCCGGGATGATATCACCGGCGCGTACTCCCGGATGGGCGAGGGCGGCATGATCGTTGCCGTCCGGTCGAGCGCGACCGCCGAAGACCTGCCGGAAGCAAGCTTTGCCGGTCAACAGGAGACATTTCTGAATATCAAGGGAGACGCCGATCTCCTTGAGGCTGTCCAGAAGTGCTGGGCATCCCTCTATGGCGAGCGGGCGATCTACTATCGCTCAAAGCAGGGATTCGACGACCGGTCGGTCAATATCGCCGTTGTCGTCCAGCAGCTCATCCCGTCCGAAAAGGCCGGCGTCCTCTTCACGTCGCATCCCGTCACCGGCGAACCCTTAACGATCATCGAAGGGTCGTGGGGTCTCGGCGAGGCTGTGGTATCGGGCAGCGTCTCGCCCGATAAGTACGTCTTCGACCTCCGGACGGAGCGGGTCGTCGACCGCCTGATCGCGGAGAAAGAGATCGCCATCCTTGCTGACGGTGGAAAGGGGACGAAGATCGTCGACCTGACGCCGGAGCAGCGTGATGCAGCGGTACTCTCCGACGAAGAGGTGGCACGCCTCTCCATGCTCGGTAAGATCGCGGAAGACCACTACGGTATCCCGCAGGATATCGAGTGGGCGATCGTGGATAAGGAGTTCTTCATCCTGCAGTCCCGCCCGATAACGACTATCAAGCGCTCCGAGATAACGCTCCCGGGTAAAGTTGAGGGCGGCGAACTCGGAGCGGTTCTGCTCGAAGGGCAGGGTGCATCTCCTGGTGTCGGCAGCGGCAGAGTAGCCATCGTCCGTGACATGAAGGATGCGAGAGCGGTCAAAGAAGGCGATATCCTCGTCGCAAAAATGACCAACCCCGACATGGTTCCTGCAATGCGGCGGGTCCGCGCGATCATCACCGACGAGGGAGGCATGACCTGCCACGCGGCGATCGTCAGCAGGGAGCTTGGCACCCCGGCGGTCGTCGGGACGAAGAAGGCGACGAAGCTCCTCAAGGCCGGCCAGATGGTCACCGTCGACGGCGAGAAAGGCCTCATCTATGAGGGTGTTCTCGAGACGCCGAAGCAGGAGGTCGCCGCAGCGCCGGTTGTCGCCCAGGCTGCACCGGTCATCACCGGCACGCTCGTCAAGGTGAACGTATCCCTCCCCGAAGCGGCACAGCGTGCCGCCGCAACGGGTGCGGACGGCGTCGGGCTGCTTAGAATCGAGCACCTGATCCTCGGCCTCCAGAAGACGCCGGGCTGGTACATCAACGAGGGGAAAGAGGATGAGTTCATCCAGTCGCTCTACGACGGCATCAAGGTCGTTCTCGACGCTTTCCCCGGAAAACCTGTCTGGGTGCGGACGCTCGATGCCCCGACCGACGAGTTCCGGAACATGGAGGGCGGTGAGGAAGAGCCGGTCGAGCACAATCCGATGCTCGGGTGGCGCGGCATCAGGCGCGACCTCAACAGCCCCGACCAGTTCCGGATGCAGGTCGAGACCTTCAAGCGGCTCTGGTCTGCCGGGTACGACAACCTCGGCGTGATGTTCCCGCTGGTGAACCACCCCGACGAGTTCCTCCAGGCGAAGGCGATGATGAAGCGCTGGGGCGTCGATGTGGAGAACGTGACCCTCGGCATCATGGTCGAGATCCCGAGCAGTGCCATCCTGATCGAGGAGTTCATCGAGGCCGGGATTAAATTCGCCTCCTTTGGCACGAACGACCTCGTGCAGTACACCCTCGCCATCGACCGGAACAACGAGAACGTCGCCGATATGTACAAGCCGAAGCACCCTGCGGTGCTCCGCCTCATCGATATGGCGATCAAGGCGTGCCGTGCGCACGGCGTCGAGTGCTCCATCTGCGGTCAGGCAGGCTCCGACCCGTCGATGGCGACGTGGCTCGTCGAACACGGCATCTCGAGCGTCTCCGCGAACATCGACGCGGTGCCCCGGATACGCGAGGCCGTAGCCCGGAAAGAGAAACAGATGATACTTGACCTGGCGAGACGAAACAATGCGTGA
- the mfnA gene encoding tyrosine decarboxylase MfnA, whose product MRERGCSEEELFSFLSSKRREDLGYHNILSSMCTSPHPVAERVHAMFLETNLGDPGLFRGTASLEDLLVRRIGELMHHPDAGGYATSGGTESNIQALRIAKKRKPVASPNVVVPASAHFSFEKACDMLSLEMRTAPVDACYRMEVDALDGIVDKNTVCIVGIVGTTEYGMIDPIARLSELAEERETFLHVDAAFGGMVVPFLQNPAPFDFQLPGVDSISVDPHKMGMSTIPAGCLLVRDARMFTCLNVDTPYLTVKQECTLAGTRSGASVAAALAVLEYLGKDGMRAIVAGCMENTRRLIEGMETFGCPRAVTPDVNVATFVCDASPAGWRVSRTRNGHMRIVCMPHVHRDVIEAFLRDMGELNA is encoded by the coding sequence ATGCGTGAACGCGGGTGCTCTGAGGAAGAACTCTTTTCCTTCCTCTCTTCGAAGAGGAGAGAGGATCTCGGGTATCACAATATCTTAAGTTCAATGTGCACCTCGCCCCACCCGGTGGCCGAACGGGTGCACGCGATGTTTCTCGAGACCAATCTTGGAGACCCCGGTCTCTTCCGGGGAACCGCGTCGCTTGAAGATCTGCTGGTCCGGCGGATCGGTGAACTGATGCACCACCCCGATGCGGGTGGGTATGCGACCTCGGGAGGAACCGAGTCGAATATCCAGGCGCTCAGAATCGCAAAGAAGCGAAAACCGGTGGCATCTCCGAACGTCGTGGTTCCGGCGTCCGCCCATTTCTCGTTCGAGAAGGCATGCGACATGCTCTCGCTCGAGATGCGGACAGCGCCGGTCGATGCCTGCTACCGGATGGAGGTCGATGCGCTGGACGGGATCGTCGATAAGAATACTGTCTGCATCGTCGGGATCGTCGGGACGACGGAGTACGGCATGATCGATCCGATAGCGCGCCTCTCCGAACTTGCAGAAGAGCGGGAGACCTTCCTCCACGTCGACGCAGCATTCGGTGGCATGGTGGTGCCGTTCCTCCAGAACCCCGCGCCGTTCGACTTTCAGCTTCCCGGCGTCGACAGCATCTCGGTCGATCCCCACAAGATGGGGATGAGCACGATCCCGGCAGGCTGCCTGCTTGTCCGGGATGCCCGGATGTTCACCTGCTTAAATGTTGACACCCCATATCTTACTGTCAAGCAGGAGTGCACGCTTGCCGGAACCAGATCCGGTGCCTCGGTCGCCGCAGCGCTCGCCGTCCTCGAATATCTTGGTAAGGACGGCATGCGTGCAATCGTTGCAGGCTGCATGGAGAATACCCGCCGGCTTATAGAAGGGATGGAGACGTTCGGCTGCCCGCGTGCGGTGACGCCCGACGTCAACGTCGCGACCTTCGTCTGCGACGCTTCGCCGGCCGGGTGGCGCGTCTCGAGAACCCGGAACGGGCATATGCGGATCGTCTGCATGCCGCACGTGCACCGCGATGTCATCGAGGCATTCCTGCGTGATATGGGTGAACTGAATGCTTGA